In the genome of Abyssalbus ytuae, the window AAAATGAATTTAACAATAATATTAAGTACAAGCAATACAATGTACGTTCTAATATTAATCTGGATTTAACACCAACAACAGAGTTAAAAATAAGTTTCAATCTTAACTCTGATGATTTTAACGGCCCCAGACAAGGCGGTACTGAAACGTATAAACGTGTAATGCGGGCCAATCCCGTTTTATTTAAGCCTTACTATGCAAATGAAGGAGAGTATGAATTTACCAATCATGTTTTGTTTGGAAATTATAATACCAACCCGCTTGGAGGGCCTGCCTATTTAAATCCGTATGCCGACATGGTGTCTGGTTATACAGAAGGAACAAAAACAAAACTAATTGCACAGGTACAACTTTCTCAAGATTTGGATTTTTTAACTGACGGATTAGATTTGCAATTTATGTTTAATACCACAAAAGAATCATCTTATCAAGTAGACAGAGCTTATAACCCCTATTACTATTCGGCTCGAGAAGACGTAATTAATGGTGGTATTACATTAACACCCTTAAATGAAGAAAGCGGGACAGAATATTTAGATTTCTATCAAAGAGACAGGTTTAGTGCCTCTACTACATATGTAGAATCAAGGTTAACTTACGCAAAGGATATCGATGATGATAACACGATTTCTGCTTTGGCGGTATTTACATTAAATAACAGACTAGCTTCTCTCCCGGAAGATGACTCCAGAAATCTCGAAAAGTCCCTACCCTATAGAAATATGGGCGTATCAGGTCGGTTCACCTATGCCTACCTTCAAAGGTATTTCTTCGAATGGAACTTTGGATATAATGGTTCCGAAAGATTTGCAAAAAGTGAACGTTGGGGCTATTTCCCATCTCTTGCATTAGGTTGGTTAGTTTCCGATGAAAAGTTCATGAAAGGAACTGAAAATATCATTACTAATTTGAAACTTAAAGCCTCATATGGTTGGGTAGGAAATGACCGAATTGGTAGTGATGATGACAGGTTCTTTTATCTGTCGAGAGTAGAATTGAACAGAGATGGTTATACATTTGGAGAAGATTTTGATAATGGTCTGAGCGGAGTGGAAATTTGGCGGTATGGAAATGACAAAATAACCTGGGAAACAGCCAAAAAATTTAATTTTGGTATTGAACTTGGCCTATTTAATGATTTAGACCTTACTGTAGAGTTGTTTTCAGAAAAGAGATCCGATATTTTATGGGATAGAGTTTTACCGTCAACTTTAGGATTACAAGCAGGTGTACGCGATAATATTGGTGAAGCAAAAAGTGGGGGTATCGACGGATCCCTGGTGTATACAAAAGCCTTTAACAGCGGATCATGGATTCAGATAAGGGGAAACTATACATACGCAACTAACAAAATCACAAAAATTGATGAACCGGATTATTCAGCCACACCCTGGTTGTCCCGTATAGGGAAGCCCATCGATCAACAATGGGGGTATGTAGCAGAACGATTGTTTATTGACGAAGAGGAAGTAAACAATTCTCCTACCCAGTTTGGAGAATACTCCGCCGGAGATATAAAATATAAAGATATTAATGGCGATGGCCGAATTACCGGATTAGACCAGGTACCAATCGGTAATCCTTCACGTCCAGAAATTGTATATGGTATAGGATTCTCCGCCGGAGTTAAGAATTTTGATATTTCATGTTTTTTCCAAGGAGCAGCAAACTCAACTTTTTGGCTAAATACATCTAATGGAATTGCAGGTTCAGACCCTAATGATTATATCATTCCATTTTGGCAACAACGCCAGTTATTAAAAGCTATTGCAGATGATTATTGGTCTGAAACCAACAGAAACAGTTATGCATTTTGGCCAAGACTTTCTCCTGAGCGCTTAGAAAACAATTTTGTACCCAATACCTGGTTTATGCAAGACGGTGCATTTCTAAGGTTAAAGCAAGCAGAAATCGGGTATAGTCTTCCAGAAAAAATAATTTCAAAATGGAAAATGAATAAGGTTAGATTCTATGTCTCAGGCACAAATTTATTTGTTCTGAGCAAATTTAAACTATGGGATCCGGAATTGGCTGGTAATGGGCTGGAATATCCTAATCAAAGAGTGTTTAACATAGGAGCAAATATTTCACTTTAAAAAATTAAAACTATGAAAAAAAATATTTATATATCTGTAATTTTAATGGCAAGTATGCTCTTATCGTGTGAAAACGATTACTTAGATGTAGTTCCTGATAATGTAGCCGTACTAGACAACGCATTCTCAGATAGATATAATGCACAAAAGTTTTTATATACTATTTATAGAGCAATACCGGCTCCCGGAGATCAAAATAATCCCGCTTTATCTGCAATGGATGAGATATGGTGGCCCGAAACGGAAGATTGGAGACCCGGGCCTATAATTGCCCAAGGATTTCAAAGTGTAACCAATCCTGTTTATAATAAATGGGAAGGTCGGGGTACCGCAGATTTATATGTAGGTATTAGAAATTGTAACATTTTCTTAGATAATATAGAAAAAGTACAAGGTATGCAGCAATACGAAAAAACCCAATGGAGTGCAGAAGTTAAATTTTTAAAGGCCTATTACCATTTTTATCTATTACAAATGTACGGACCGATAGTAATTAACGATGAGGCAACAGAAATCCAGGAGCTACCAAATGCTCCTGCTCCAACGAGAGAAAAGACCGACGAAACTTTTTCCTATATTGTAAATTTAATCGATGAGGCAATAAAAGATTTGCCACTACTTTTACAATTTGAAGCTGAAGATTTAGGAAGAATTACCAAACCCATAGCCGCATCCATAAAGGCCAGAGTTTTAATGACCCAGGCAAGTCCGTTATTTAATGGAAATACCGTTTATGCAGGTTTTGTAAATGAAAACGGTCAACCTTTTTTTCCACAAAATTATGATGCAAACAAATGGCAATTGGCGGCTACAGCTTGTAAAGAAGCAATTGATATATGCCATGAAGCAGGAATGAGGCTATATCAAACAGGGGATTATATTAATCCATTTACACTATCAGATATCACATTGTTAAAAGCTGCATTAAGAGGCAGGGTTACAGAAAAATGGAATCCTGAAATCATATGGGGAAGTACTAACGACACATGGGATATACAAAATATATCCATACCTCGCTTGTATAGTTATGTCACCAGCCCTACCGCCTCACGTCACGCACCTACTATAGGAACTGTAGAAATGTATTATACAAAAAACGGGATTCCAATTAATGAAGATACTTCATATGATTATTCCAACAGGTATAAATTAAGAACTGCCGAAGATACTGATAAATACCTCATTGAGATTGGCCAGGAAACCGCCATTTTAAATTTTGACAGAGAAACCCGTTTTTATGCAGATATAGCTTTTGACAGAGGAGTGTGGTTTGGAAACGGAAAAGATAAAACAGATGAAGACCCTTGGTATATACATGGGAGATACGGAGAATTTGCATCTATCTTTAATCCGGATCAATACTCAGTAACCGGGTATTGGGCAAAAAAACTGGTTAATATAGAATCCCAAGTTGAAGGAGGAACAGACTTTAATCAAGTACGCTATTCCTTCCCAATTATTCGTTTGGCCGACTTATATCTATATTATGCAGAAGCTTTAAATGAAGTAAAAGCAGCACCGGATGCAGAAGTTTATGAGTATATTGATTTAGTCAGGAAAAGAGCAGGACTGGAATCTGTAGTTGATAGTTGGAGCTCTCCGTTTAGCAAAAATCCTTCTAAACCACTTACTAAAGATGGTATGAGAAAAATAATTCAACAAGAAAGACTAATTGAATTATCTTTTGAAGGTAGCCGATTTTGGGATTTAAGAAGATGGAAATTAGCAAAAGATTATATGAATAAACCTATAAAGGGGTGGAATGTTCGTGAAAGTGAGGCTATTGATTATTATACCCCCAGGGTATTGTATAATCCCACTTTCTCTGAAAGAGATTATTTGTGGCCCATACCAGAAAACGAAATAATAAAGACACCTAGTATCATCCAAAATCCCGGATGGTAATTTATTGTAAATTAAAAAAATTAAGATGATGAAAAATAAGTTAAAATTATTGGTATTACCGCTAGCTATACTGATACTGGTATTTGCTTGCGAAGAACATGACCACGAACCAATATCTTCCGATGACTCTAAGCCAACTCCACCGGAAAATATTGTTGTAACCCCTATTAATGGTGGGTTCGATATATCGTATGATTTACCAGCCGACAACGACCTTCTATTTGTAAAGGCGGTTTACACCAATTCAAAAGGAGAGGAAGCAGAAGTGAAAACTTCCAGATATGACAATAAAATTCAAATTCTGGGATTAGGAGATACTTCAGAAAAGACTATCACCCTTTATTCCGGTGATCGAGCTGAAAATTTATCCGACCCTGTTACCGTCAAAGAGTCCCCTTTAACACCCCCTATTTATCTCATTCAGGAAACCATGGAAATAGCACAAGATTGGGGAGGTGCGAAATTTTCATGGGTCAATAACCTAAAAACGCCTGTTGCCATTGAATTGCTAGCCGAAGGCAACAATAGTGAAATAGCACTTGTAGATACATATTATACAGAGTCAGATTCATTTTCGGCATCAATTAGAGGCTTCGAAGCTGTACCCACCCTATTTGCTGCTGTGATAAGAGACAGATATGATAACTTTTCAGATACTATTTATGCAGATACTCCCGATAAGCTAATTACACCTTTACATGAAGAGCGCTTAGATAAAACAAAATTTGTAAAAATAGTGTTGGATAATGATAATGATTGGGGACGTTGGGATAATAACTATTCAAATTTCTATGATGATGATATAGAAACCGTTGTACACACACAAGGGGGTGAACCATTTCCACAAACTTTATCTGTAGACCTGGGGCAGAATGTTATATTAAGCAGAATTGTGGTAAATATGAGACGTGGTTGGCCCTATGACCATGGTAATCCAAAAAAATATAATCTGTATGGTGCCAAAGAATTTCCGGGTACTGATGGCAACTTTGATAACTGGACCTTACTAAAAGAATGTGAATCCATAAAACCTTCCGGATTACCCATTGGCACAAATACCGATGAAGATATGGCACATTTTGAAGCCGGTGATGAGTATACTTTTGATGAACAGACCGAAATAAGATATTTCCGATTTTCTGTAACACAGACTTGGGACGGTGCTACGTATGTAGATTTTGCGGAAATTACTTTTTGGGGAAATGTTGTTGACTAATTTAAAAAGATAAATTATGAAAAAAATCAGATATTATATAATAGTATTACCTTTCTTATTTGGTTTCTTAACTTCTTGTAATGATACGTTTGAGTTTCATGAAAAATATATTAATGAAGGAGAAACCATATACGCAACAAAGGTAGATTCAATAAAAACATTCCCAGGCAATCAGAGAATTCAATTATCAGGTTACTTGTCAACAGCATTTGATGTAGAAATAATAACTGTTTATTGGGACAATAAAGCCCATAATCGGGTTTTTCCTTATTCAAAATCTGAAAATGACATTGATTCCCTTGATTTAATTATTGAGGATCTTGAAGAAAAGTCTTATGAATTCGAAATATATACTAGTGATTCTGATGGTAATAACTCTATTAAAGTAACTGCCTTCGGAACCGTTTATGGCGAAAACTACCGATCCAATTTAGAGGCAAGGTTAATAAATAGTTTTTCTTTAGATTCAAACAATAATGCCTTGGTAAATTTTAATATAGCTTCAGAATTAACCAGGGCTACTGAGGTTAAATTCACCAATTTTAGTGGTGAAGAAGTTGTTAATACAGTTTTAAGTGACGAATCTGAAACCATCTTGGAACAAGTGGATATAACGGCCCCTATTATGTACAGAACATTTTATGTGCCTATAGCCGCTACTGAGGATGGCAATGAAACCACTATTGATGAATTTGATTCTGATTGGGAAATATATACTCTCCCCGCCAATATCGATGCAATATTAGAGAGTATCACTATTGAACCTATTTTAGCAGGGGTCATTATAAATTGGGAAAATCCAAACAATTCTGAAATGAACTTTTCTTTTGAAAAAATGGTTGATGGAAATCCTGTCACTGATACTACCTCTTCAAGTGAATCAACAGATAGTTTTATTTTAGGAGCTATGGAGGAAGGTACCCAAAATATTGAAATAACCATATCTGATTTATTAGGCAACTCAAAAAGTGCATTTTTTGAAGTAACTCCGTTGCCAATTATAGAACTTGATAAATCCTCATGGTTAATTGTTGATTTCTCATCTGAGGAAGCAAATGATTTTATCACATCAGTTATTGATGGTGATACAGGTACTTTTTGGCATACTCAGTGGCGAGATGCACAACCTGGCTATCCACACCACTTTACCATTGATTTAGGAGAGGAAAAAGATATTGCTTATTTTGAAATATTCAGAAGACCCGGTGATGATCGTGGGGCTACTGTCCATGAATTTTGGGTAAGTAATGATAATATTAACTTTACCAAAGTGGCTACCCTAAATGCGAAATTAGAAAATGATAATGGATATATTGCAACAGCCGATGCATTTACTAAAGGAAGGTATATAAAGTATATTGCTACTCAAGGCCCAGACTTTTTTACCTTTTTGGCAGAGATTAATATTTATGGCAACTAAAATTTATTTTGAATATTAAAAAGTGGGGGTTATATAATTTTTAATAATCCCCACTTTCGTTTTTATAATATATAAACCAATTGGACATATTTTTGATAAAAAAACAACTCATGGCCTTAAGCAAAGTTTTTATAATAAAAAAAGTTCCTCAATTAATCTTGTTGTCAGGAATTGTATTGCTAAATTCTTTTAATTTAATTTCTCAAAATACTTTACAAGAAAATAAACCTGCCATTCCAAACATAGAAAAGGTTTATCTTCATACGGACAGGTCTTATTACAACATAGGAGAATCACTTTGGTACAAAGCTTATATGGTTTATGGTTATACAAATATACTTTTTGATAATAGTAATGTTTTATACGTTGAATTAATTTCTCCCGATTCTAAAATAATAACACGCAATATTACCAGATTAGAAACCGGCCTTGGGCATGGTGATATTAAACTTTCTGATTCTCTTGGTATTTCCGCCGGAACTTATCAATTAAGAGCTTATACTAACTGGATGCGAAATTTTGGGAATGACTTTATTTTTAAAAAAGAAATAGAAATTTTTGACCTTAAAAAGAATGAAACCTATGACGGTGAAAATATTGTATCAGATATACCTGAAAACAATGAACAAGATAAAATTCATTCAAAAGAAAATATAAAACCTTTCAATATTCAGTTTTTTCCCGAAGGTGGTTCTTTAGTAGAAGATGT includes:
- a CDS encoding SusC/RagA family TonB-linked outer membrane protein; its protein translation is MRKIIPCLFIFVFGLTYAQRQEKLVAGTVFDENGTPLPGASVLIKGTDTGVATDFDGQYAIAAKDNDVLIISFIGYQTQEVTVGTQTTINVSLEVDVSSLDEVVLVSFGKQTKKNVTSSISTIKPTELKVPSSNLTTALAGRIPGIISYQRGGEPGNDNAEFFIRGVTTFGYGSSPLILIDGVELTVDDLRKIQPDDIDSFSIMKDASATALYGARGANGVIYVTTKEGVEGKVRLSARFETSFSMPTREIELADPITYMKMGNEAVKTRDPLAVLPYSLEKIAKTEAGVDPILYPTTDWYKELFKDYTVNNRFNVSMNGGGKLARYYISLAGSQDNGILKVPEKNEFNNNIKYKQYNVRSNINLDLTPTTELKISFNLNSDDFNGPRQGGTETYKRVMRANPVLFKPYYANEGEYEFTNHVLFGNYNTNPLGGPAYLNPYADMVSGYTEGTKTKLIAQVQLSQDLDFLTDGLDLQFMFNTTKESSYQVDRAYNPYYYSAREDVINGGITLTPLNEESGTEYLDFYQRDRFSASTTYVESRLTYAKDIDDDNTISALAVFTLNNRLASLPEDDSRNLEKSLPYRNMGVSGRFTYAYLQRYFFEWNFGYNGSERFAKSERWGYFPSLALGWLVSDEKFMKGTENIITNLKLKASYGWVGNDRIGSDDDRFFYLSRVELNRDGYTFGEDFDNGLSGVEIWRYGNDKITWETAKKFNFGIELGLFNDLDLTVELFSEKRSDILWDRVLPSTLGLQAGVRDNIGEAKSGGIDGSLVYTKAFNSGSWIQIRGNYTYATNKITKIDEPDYSATPWLSRIGKPIDQQWGYVAERLFIDEEEVNNSPTQFGEYSAGDIKYKDINGDGRITGLDQVPIGNPSRPEIVYGIGFSAGVKNFDISCFFQGAANSTFWLNTSNGIAGSDPNDYIIPFWQQRQLLKAIADDYWSETNRNSYAFWPRLSPERLENNFVPNTWFMQDGAFLRLKQAEIGYSLPEKIISKWKMNKVRFYVSGTNLFVLSKFKLWDPELAGNGLEYPNQRVFNIGANISL
- a CDS encoding RagB/SusD family nutrient uptake outer membrane protein; translation: MKKNIYISVILMASMLLSCENDYLDVVPDNVAVLDNAFSDRYNAQKFLYTIYRAIPAPGDQNNPALSAMDEIWWPETEDWRPGPIIAQGFQSVTNPVYNKWEGRGTADLYVGIRNCNIFLDNIEKVQGMQQYEKTQWSAEVKFLKAYYHFYLLQMYGPIVINDEATEIQELPNAPAPTREKTDETFSYIVNLIDEAIKDLPLLLQFEAEDLGRITKPIAASIKARVLMTQASPLFNGNTVYAGFVNENGQPFFPQNYDANKWQLAATACKEAIDICHEAGMRLYQTGDYINPFTLSDITLLKAALRGRVTEKWNPEIIWGSTNDTWDIQNISIPRLYSYVTSPTASRHAPTIGTVEMYYTKNGIPINEDTSYDYSNRYKLRTAEDTDKYLIEIGQETAILNFDRETRFYADIAFDRGVWFGNGKDKTDEDPWYIHGRYGEFASIFNPDQYSVTGYWAKKLVNIESQVEGGTDFNQVRYSFPIIRLADLYLYYAEALNEVKAAPDAEVYEYIDLVRKRAGLESVVDSWSSPFSKNPSKPLTKDGMRKIIQQERLIELSFEGSRFWDLRRWKLAKDYMNKPIKGWNVRESEAIDYYTPRVLYNPTFSERDYLWPIPENEIIKTPSIIQNPGW
- a CDS encoding DUF5000 domain-containing lipoprotein; amino-acid sequence: MKNKLKLLVLPLAILILVFACEEHDHEPISSDDSKPTPPENIVVTPINGGFDISYDLPADNDLLFVKAVYTNSKGEEAEVKTSRYDNKIQILGLGDTSEKTITLYSGDRAENLSDPVTVKESPLTPPIYLIQETMEIAQDWGGAKFSWVNNLKTPVAIELLAEGNNSEIALVDTYYTESDSFSASIRGFEAVPTLFAAVIRDRYDNFSDTIYADTPDKLITPLHEERLDKTKFVKIVLDNDNDWGRWDNNYSNFYDDDIETVVHTQGGEPFPQTLSVDLGQNVILSRIVVNMRRGWPYDHGNPKKYNLYGAKEFPGTDGNFDNWTLLKECESIKPSGLPIGTNTDEDMAHFEAGDEYTFDEQTEIRYFRFSVTQTWDGATYVDFAEITFWGNVVD
- a CDS encoding DUF4998 domain-containing protein; this translates as MKKIRYYIIVLPFLFGFLTSCNDTFEFHEKYINEGETIYATKVDSIKTFPGNQRIQLSGYLSTAFDVEIITVYWDNKAHNRVFPYSKSENDIDSLDLIIEDLEEKSYEFEIYTSDSDGNNSIKVTAFGTVYGENYRSNLEARLINSFSLDSNNNALVNFNIASELTRATEVKFTNFSGEEVVNTVLSDESETILEQVDITAPIMYRTFYVPIAATEDGNETTIDEFDSDWEIYTLPANIDAILESITIEPILAGVIINWENPNNSEMNFSFEKMVDGNPVTDTTSSSESTDSFILGAMEEGTQNIEITISDLLGNSKSAFFEVTPLPIIELDKSSWLIVDFSSEEANDFITSVIDGDTGTFWHTQWRDAQPGYPHHFTIDLGEEKDIAYFEIFRRPGDDRGATVHEFWVSNDNINFTKVATLNAKLENDNGYIATADAFTKGRYIKYIATQGPDFFTFLAEINIYGN